One Camelina sativa cultivar DH55 chromosome 3, Cs, whole genome shotgun sequence genomic window carries:
- the LOC104764205 gene encoding uncharacterized protein LOC104764205, whose translation MKMKKKEEGSMKFRVEKKMSLEEYVDFFSADTGTSVADFTISYLNQIIHMHGFRKLHKAHKKILGEIVDSLALIDPSRSTLNSVSSSSSLTLDEVITDIEALKWQECCFTSLQIINSESPVPKPYQTKSNKRKKPSMTTKTIKPAADEKKLKNVTTTTATAMISSFPRKVRTKKTMKSITSVNEAASAP comes from the exons atgaagatgaagaagaaggaagaaggaagcaTGAAGTTtagagtagagaagaagatgagtctGGAAGAATACGTTGATTTCTTCTCCGCTGATACTGGCACGTCCGTCGCCGACTTCACCATCTCTTACCTCAATCAG ATCATTCATATGCACGGTTTCCGAAAGCTCCACAAAGCTCATAAg AAAATTCTAGGCGAAATCGTGGATTCACTAGCTCTAATAGATCCCTCTCGCTCGACTCTGAATTCGGTCTCGTCGTCGTCTTCCCTAACTCTCGACGAAGTCATAACCGACATCGAAGCTTTGAAATGGCAGGAATGCTGTTTCACCTCCCTCCAGATCATCAATTCCGAGTCGCCAGTTCCCAAACCTTACCAGACCAAATCcaacaagagaaagaaacccTCTATGACGACGAAGACGATCAAACCCGCTGCTGAtgagaagaaattgaagaatgTCACCACTACAACAGCAACGGCAATGATCTCATCATTCCCCAGAAAGGTTCGAACCAAAAAGACTATGAAGAGCATCACCTCTGTCAACGAAGCTGCTTCTGCACCTTAA
- the LOC104764195 gene encoding heavy metal-associated isoprenylated plant protein 20-like yields the protein MTTIEMRVHMDCVGCESRVKNTLQKMRGVDEVEIDMMQQKVTVTGYADQKKVLKKVRKTGRRAELWQLPYNPDHLGGGGSSSNGGYLYNPQGCNGPINHAAPVPTSSYNYYKHGYDSNEYSSYRHHPVHASIFSHQTGAKFSDENPNACSIM from the exons ATGACG ACTATTGAGATGAGAGTTCACATGGATTGTGTGGGATGCGAAAGCAGAGTTAAAAATACTCTTCAGAAGATGAGAG GAGTGGATGAAGTAGAAATCGACATGATGCAGCAGAAAGTGACGGTGACTGGCTATGCCGACCAGAAGAAAGTTCTAAAGAAAGTGAGAAAAACGGGTCGGCGAGCTGAGCTATGGCAGCTTCCATATAACCCTGATCACCTAGGAGGCGGGGGAAGCAGCAGCAACGGCGGATACTTGTACAACCCTCAGGGCTGCAACGGCCCAATAAACCACGCAGCGCCAGTGCCGACATCTTCTTACAACTATTACAAGCATGGTTACGATAGCAATGAGTATTCGTCTTACAGGCACCACCCTGTTCATGCCTCTATCTTCAGCCACCAGACTGGTGCCAAGTTTAGTGATGAGAATCCAAATGCTTGTTCtatcatgtga
- the LOC104764185 gene encoding putative acyl-coenzyme A oxidase 3.2, peroxisomal — MYPRYAMSFANKAIHVLSSGFKATLQECREAVGGQGLKTENRVGHLKGEYDVQTTFEGDNNVLMQLVSKALFAELG, encoded by the exons ATGTACCCTAGATATGCTATGAGTTTTGCTAACAAAGCAATCCATGTCCTTTCAAGTGGGTTCAAAGCTACGCTTCAG GAATGTCGTGAAGCTGTTGGAGGCCAAGGTTTGAAAACAGAAAACCGAGTTGGTCATTTAAAAGGCGAATATGATGTGCAGACTACATTTGAGGGTGACAATAATGTTCTGATGCAGCTG GTGAGCAAGGCACTTTTTGCTGAACTAGGATAA